The Armatimonadota bacterium genomic interval TGGCGCGGACGGTACTCGAGCGTGCGGTAGTCGAGGGCGTGGATCTCACCATCGACGCGCTTGTAGAAGCCCGCACCGGTCTTCTCGCCCAGCAGCCCGCGCTCAAGCATCTTCTGCACGAAGTCCGGCAACCGGAAGACGTCGCGGTGCTCGTCGTCGTGCAGGCGCTCGTAGGAATTGCGGGCCACGTGCGCGAGGACGTCCAGACCGACGATGTCCGTGGTGCGAAAGGTGGCGCTGCGGGGTCGGCCGAGCAGCGGGCCGGTGAGCTCGTCGACCTCCTCGATCGTCAACTCTTCTTCCATCATCACGCGCAGGGCGTGCAGGAAGCCGAAGGTGCCGATGCGGTTGGCGATGAAGTTGGGGGTGTCCTTCGCGTAGACGATGCCCTTGCCCAGGACGCGGCTGCCGAGGGCGGCCACCCGCCGGACGACGGCGGGGTCGGTCTGCAGGGTGGGGATCAGTTCGAGCAGCTTCAGGTACCGGGGCGGGTTGAAGAAGTGCGTGCCCAGGAAGTGGCGCCGGAATCCTTCGGAGCGACCCTCGGCGATGTCGTGGATGGGCAGGCCCGAGGTGTTCGTGCTGACGATCGTCCCGCTCTTCCAGTGGCGCTCCACCCGCTCCATCAGCGCCCGCTTGATCCCGATCTCCTCGACGACCGCCTCGATGACCCAGTCGCAGTCGGCGATGCGCGCCAAGTCGTCCTCGAAGTTCCCGACGGTCACCAGCTGGGCGCGCTCGGGGAGTGTGAAGGCGGCGGGCTTGGCCGCCAGCGCCCGCTCCAGCCCCGCGCGGGCGAGGCGGTTGCGCACCTCGCGGTGGTCGAGGGTCAGCTCGCGCTGTCTGTCTTCCTCGGTGAGTTCGGACGGCACGATGTCCAGCAGCAGCACCGGCACGCCGGCGTTGGCGAACAGCGCCGCGATCTGGGACCCCATCGTGCCCGCACCCAGGACCGCGGCACCACGGATGTGCTCGAGCATGCAGACCTCCTGGCTGTGTCAAGCGCCGGCGCGCAGACCCAAAACGAACAGGTCGGCGAACGCCGCCGCGAACGCGGTGTGCGGAAGCGCACCGTCGGGCCGGAACCACTGCGTGAACCAGTTGCACGCCCCGAGGATCGCGAACGTCGCCGTCTTCGGGTCGACCGGACGGAACGCGCCGCTGCGCACGCCGTCGCCGATCAGGTCGCGGAACAGCGCCTCGTAGCGGTCACGTCGATCGGCCATGCGGCGTCGGCGGTCGGCCGACAGCGACTTCAGTTCGACGTGGAGAATGGTCAGCTCGTCGCGGAGTTCGGCGGCGACGGCGAGGTGGGCGGCGATCGCGGCGCGCAGCCGCTCGGTCGGCGGACGCTGGGAGAGGGCGACCGGCTCGACCGCGGCGAACAGGCGGCCGAGGGCGCGCTCCATGATCTCCCAGAGCAGGTCCTCCTTGGCCTCGATGTAGTGGTAGAGGCTGCCGCGCTGGACGCGAAGCGAGGCGGCGAGGTCCTGCATCGAGGTGGCGTGGTAGCCGCGCTCCCGGAACAGCCGCACCGCAGCGGCGAGCAGTTCCTCGTGTCTGGGGCGGATCGCTACGTCAGCCATCCAGGCCTACCGAACG includes:
- a CDS encoding TetR/AcrR family transcriptional regulator; its protein translation is MADVAIRPRHEELLAAAVRLFRERGYHATSMQDLAASLRVQRGSLYHYIEAKEDLLWEIMERALGRLFAAVEPVALSQRPPTERLRAAIAAHLAVAAELRDELTILHVELKSLSADRRRRMADRRDRYEALFRDLIGDGVRSGAFRPVDPKTATFAILGACNWFTQWFRPDGALPHTAFAAAFADLFVLGLRAGA